A genomic region of Oncorhynchus mykiss isolate Arlee chromosome 2, USDA_OmykA_1.1, whole genome shotgun sequence contains the following coding sequences:
- the LOC110537275 gene encoding gamma-aminobutyric acid receptor-associated protein-like 1 yields MDSQYQRSVPLEVRRAEGERVRAKHPDKIPIIVERATRSRAPDLDKKKYLVPSDLTVGQLCFLIRQRVSMRPEEALFFFVNNSLPPSSSPLSAVYEEHHEEDLFLYMTYSNESVYGA; encoded by the exons atggACAGTCAGTACCAGCGCTCTGTACCACTGGAAGTGAGGAGGGCAGAGGGTGAGAGGGTGCGAGCCAAGCATCCCGACAAGATACCA ATCATTGTGGAGAGGGCTACCAGGTCGAGAGCTCCTGACCTGGACAAGAAGAAGTACCTTGTGCCCTCTGACCTCACAG tGGGTCAACTGTGCTTCCTGATCCGACAACGTGTGTCTATGAGACCTGAGGAGGCTCTCTTCTTCTTCGTAAACAACTCCCTTCCCCCATCcagttctcctctctctgctgtctatgag GAGCACCATGAAGAGGACCTGTTCCTATACATGACCTACAGTAACGAGAGCGTCTACGGTGCCTGA